A region of the Arachis hypogaea cultivar Tifrunner chromosome 15, arahy.Tifrunner.gnm2.J5K5, whole genome shotgun sequence genome:
ATGTTTCCATTATCTCAttattcaaatttatcttttattatacTGATTTCAATAAACCGAACAATGAATCAATAATCAGtaacaataccaacaataaaataattcaacaaTACCAACATTACTTGACAAACAGCAACAATGACAATAAATAGCAATTGGTAAATAATAAATCAACAAACATCAAGTCAGCAACAATGAATCAAcaaacaacaataccaacaaaccgcaacaataaatcaataattattGAACAGAAATTAGTTAATTTGCATACCTAACTCGGTGGTTCGGGATCCATATCTGACTTGAATCTGTGGCTGGGTGGGAGACTGGGAGGTGCTGTGTTGTGAGTGGCCAGAAATGCTGCTGGGTGGTGGCGTAGTGCTGTGCTGGGTCAGTGGGTGGTGGCCAGAAACGATGCTCTCTGCTCTGTCCGCTGGGTGGTATTGGGTGAGTGGGTGGTGGCGTGGTGCTGCGCTACTGCTGGGTGCGAGCCTGTGAGGATGGTGCTGGCTGTGGCTGGGGCTTCGTGGACTTCGTGGGGCTTTGTGGGGCTTCGGCGTTGGGAGGAAGGCTTCAAGGTGGTGGGAGGAACGGTCTCTCGCCGGCGCTGGTAGGTGCTGCAAGAACATGGGTTCGTCGCCGGCCTCGAGACTCAAGAACGTGGGTGCACCAGTGCAAAGGCCAGAGAGTGAGACTGTGAGAAGAGAGTGCTAGGTTTCGATAGAAGTGGGGGGCGTGGGGTTAGGTCGCGCTCATTTGGGGAATTGGGAGTGGGGGTGGgttggtttttttagggttttcaactcACCGGTTCGGTTGGGATTTTCATGATCAAAATCGAAAACCGAACTAAACTGCAAAAAAAcaacaaaactttttttttttagttttttcagtTTTCGATTTTTCAGTTCGGTTAGTCGATTTAGTTCGGTCTAAATCGATTTTGAACACCCCTAGTTACTAGTATTTATCAGCGCTACTGTTCCAACTTGGGTCCACGtgctaatatatttattttggttttatttgcACCATCAAATAAATGTCTTAATAAATGATCCGTTTTTCTAAGGCTGTATATTAATTCCATTCGTGAGTATTCAATTTgactaaatttatttaaataggaTTCTCAATTTGATTTATAGTGGGTTGGGTTGAtagtaaaaaagaataaattcttttaattttttttttatttgaagagATAAATTGTGatcttttactattaattttataagtaaaattaaaaaaatatataaaaaaaattattaaagagttaaaaatcacattttatttcctcaattaaaaaaaattaagaaaatatattCCCTTAAgtgaattgcattgaaagtagAATTGGATAAACATTTAAACTTAACCCTACCTTCATccttaatattatatgtaattaaaaattattatacatatatcATGTAATTGATAGAGATCAAGTTCACatcttttttttgtaattttagcaTGGAGTTTACTGTAATTGTattgcttttaattttaatatagacttaattttatattttttattttattaatatatttatgaactaaaaaataattaattaaatattgtgattgatggaaaaaatttgattatttgcATATGAGCTTGGATCAGTGTGAAATTTTTAGGTGTGGGTAGAATTAGAgttcaaaaattctcaaattGCGAATAATGTGAAGTTGAATTTTAGAGAGAAtttaaattcacaaataaaattaGAGTGAAATTTAAATCCTATACTATTCTATCTATTATCAGTCTTATATTTCTCCATACACtcaatattacaaaaaaaaaatactaatcataaatattatcatttaatttgGGTCAAATACTCTATAAGTTACtgattttatttctattaataaataattaaagtttaggaagaattttaaatatttttaaaacactggtgatgttttaatgtttttaattattaatctcaattataaaaataataatattagagaGATAAAAAacagttagaatttattttatttaatattattttattatcgaaatatattaattaaattaactcttaaaattattaaaatatgagTATTTTAAGAGTAGTTAAACATTTTCTTACAGTTTAAACAGTTAAACAAGAACCGTGTTTACAATATGTACACGTAATGCATATTCAACAATCAATATATATAAGCAATCGATCGGATTCTGATTTATATATATTCTATGGGAAGGTACTCTAAATTATACTATAATATAACCAAATAgccatatatataataaaagaataatgtGATACTATATACTTCGACAATCGACATGTATATTATATTGAAGTAGAATTATGAAGgaataatctttaaaaaaaaatttagaaagtcaattataatataaattaatttaagttaatttttttatttttaattttaaaattttaaaaattaaaataatataaagttattattttttataataaatttattttttaattaattgattctaattggctatatttttaattgatttctaaCGGAACTCATAACCTTATTATGTTTCTGTCAAATATGCTACTCCAGCGTCATGCATCAAATAAATTTGTTTTATTCTCACATTAATTGCTGctttttccctcttcttttggAACAGTACGGCTCTTTTATATTTCATACCGAgacatttgatatctttgttcGTAAAGAGACATTAGATATGGGTATATTCTATGCCTCGAAAATTCTTGATTTgctagattttattattatattttttattttttttttatgctaGAAGTAGCTAGCGTTTATTCCAAGTACATAtagtataaaaagtaaaaactaaaaagaaagggGGCAGggggaaaggagagaagaaatcAGTATATTTTTTTGGTggctactccaatgaagatttaATGATTATCATCATGTGAAGATACATCATTTTGACCATTAGATGATAGATTGTAGGACTTGATTTGATTTGAAGTAAAAgtgttacttttatttaaaatattgctaaataaataagttacactttttGAATAAAGATCATCATGAGAAGATGTTTTTGCCATCTTCATAAGAGTAGTTGCCTATTTTTTTTGTGAAATAAATAGTCAAGTAGGAGAACTTGCAATATTATATTGGTGGATATATACTAGTTTCCACTCAAGAAGCAACTTGGCTGCCTCAAGGTCCTTCCGTAATTGGAAGGGCAATATTATACACTTATTTCAGTAATAATTAATGAACGCaaacaaaagtaaaataaaacaagtTATTAGGGCTATCTTTAGCTCTATACTTTGACCtccaaatatttttgttaattaatagTTATCAATCAATCTTTCATATATGAAAGGTAACAATTCAGAAAAAGGCTTTGCATGTTTGTTGGATCAAATTTAAtacttattttttaaacaattatatCAAGATATTTTCATATCATTAGAAGTCgtattacaaaaattttaaaagttaaaagtaaGTAGTTATAATTACTTTCGAAACATATCTTAAATATACTCCAGACAGATATATTAGTGTGATCATGTAGTTTAGTATATTTAGAGTCTCTCTAGTCTCTTAATTATTGAGAATCAAATAATACTCTCCTACTTATCTAAGTTAGTTACTTCGTATAAGATAAATTGAACTTTTTCCTTGAATGAAGTTTTTTAATACATCATCATTTAGCTTTCAAATTATATGATTATTAACAAGTCTTGAAGTATACGTACGAACCAGTTTGATTTGAACTCATCTGCTGGTACAAAACTTATTAATAATTTCCTTAGTTTAATCTGCAACGATTTTATttcatatatgtgtatatatttaATTTCCTCAGATAATGCTATTATTCTCATTATATTCTTTATGGCAAAACACTAGCACTTAATGCATGGCCTCCAATTGGTCTAAGaagaacaaattaaatattaattagggTTTTGGTTTCAGATGCGCCATATGATTTTGTCGCACACGCACTCTCTTCTACCAGAATCTGGAATCACTTAGgtaataattcaaaattttatataatataatacgcAATAACGCATAGTCATATCCATACATaaccatgaaaaagagaagagtgTTCCATATGTGTATGCAACGTAAGCTTTCGTCACCATTACCACCAATTAATTATTCTTCTGTTTGTTATTATCGCCAATAATCCTTTTAATTTggagaaaaggataaataggtccctgaccttttgccCCGCAGACATTTTCGTCTCTGAACAttgaaaaaatacttttaagtccctgaccttcacaaaatttggacggatcagtccctccgtccaaatgcttccgtcagggactgatccgtccaaatgcctccgtcagggactgatccgtccaagttttgtgaaaatcagggacttaaaagtatttttcaatggtcaggaacGAAAATGTCCGCGGAACAAAagatcagggacctatttgtccttttctctttaatttgttatAGCCTTCTCTAGAATTTGCTTCGTTCATCTTCTCTTTCTTTCGTTTCTCCTTTTGTTCTAGCGCTGATTCTCTTCACAGGACATGACTAGGGCCGGAAGTGAGGTGAGTTGAGGTCGAATTAGATTAAATTTAAATTCGGCTCACAAAAATTGAGTTTGGCTCAcgactcgactcattaacaattgaGCCTATTTCTTAAGTTCAAGTTCAGTTTATCGAAAGTTTACGAACTAGCTCGAGTTCACGAGTTGGAAGAACATAATCTAtgattctatatcaataaattataacttatatattttaaaaataattaaaaagatcaattttatatattgtttatctatcaataaattataactttttatttatgtcctacattaAAATTATGGTGAATTCTACCCAACCGTccctaaaataacatgtaaattaCCCTCTATGATGTGGCACATTATAATTGGATGCttatttttaatttgagttaATTTAACCTAACGAGAGTAGATCCACATTTTCCCTTCCCGAATCTCCGAGTTTCCATGGCGAAGCAGAAGCATGTGGCTCCTCTAGAAGACTCTGaccgtgaagaagaagaaaattaaacCATTTTTAAAAGTTTCTAGCCGATTACTTTAATAATAGATGTGGCAGTGTGGTCATATTAGCATTAGCAGACATTTTTGCTGGCATTTTTTTGCACAATTTGGCACTTAAATTTGTTCAAACATTCACAGAATCTGAGGTTGATCTTGACTCCTATGCATATAATGTGGCAATCTATGCATATGGTTATTGCACTACTAGAAAaatagttattacagacggatatttccgacggattttatcccacggaaatacaaACGGAATTTCAGAagaattttttgtcggaaaacaaaaaaaatgaattagcataaattacagacggaaaagagaatccgtcgataatttcgtcggaaaaattaatttttttttccgtgagaaatggttacagacggaaaatccgtctgtaattaaataggCAAAAACGctgcgttttattaaattattacagacggaaaaatccgtctgtaatttaaaattttctgtcgaaaaattttaatttaaacctaAATTCACCCCTCTCTATCGAACCCCTTTCACACACACAAAATCACAGAACAAACCAATTGTTCCTCTCTCCTTCAACGAGCTTCTCTGTCGCacgagctgcttcttcttctttcctcacTCACAGCGCCACCACCGCCACCCTAACCACCGCAgctaccttctccttcttctcctctcttttaaaCACTGAACCAGTAGAACACAGCCCCTGTCTCTCTCGTTCTTTCTCGTTTGCAGAACAAATCAAGCTCAAGCTCATGTTCTCTTCGTCTCAGGTGAGCTCCAGCACGCCGGCGCCACTTGTAGCAGCGTCTGTCCCCACCACCGCCgcgcctctctctctctttttatcCCCACTCAGTTCTGACTCGCATATCTTCTCAGCGCCGCAGCCATCATCTCCTCCAGTCAATGCTTCCaggttttagtttcaaaattcttttaatttctgttaagtttaattaattttgtttagttagtttgattttagtaattagtttagttagattTATTTTCTGATTAGTGAATTTTTAGGTTTTGATTAGATTAGGTTTAGTTAGATttgttttttttctgattttagtaatttgtttgatttaaaatttgttgTTGAAACTTTTTTCCTCAtggtttttcaatttttggtgTTTCCTTTCACTgcattatcttttttcttttgctactgCTTCTTGTTGCAGTGTGATAGCGATCCTTCTACTTGGAGCTACATCAATGATCATGTTCATTTTCATATAGGACAGTAAGTTTGACTTGCTTCAGTAATAGCATATTCTGGTTGTTTAATAATGTAGAACATATGAATCTAGATTCTTTAAACTTTCTTACTTTTCATTGTTATAGGTGGTATGCTTCACTTGGAATATATGATGTGGCTGTCAAGCATAAGATGGAAATCTTGGCCTGCAGTCACCAGTCCAAGGCAACACAGGAATTATTCCTTAGTGACTTTCTTCAAACTGTGAAGGTGATAGTGACTTTATTTCCTTTTCAGATCTCATGCTTAGAACCAGATTGTTAAAATACTGAACTGCCAATAGTTTGATTTAATGTAATTCCTGAAGTAGTGTGCTTTGTAGAATAGGTTGGGGATGTAGGACCCATTATTGATTTGATGGCTGTGGTTTTAGAGAATATTTCTATTTCTACCCTTCTAGCCAAAACAACAATTTCTGCTGTCTATCAAACCACAAAATTAATCAGTTCGGTCCCTAATGTGTCATATCAGAAGAAGGCAAGCATTTCTACATAGACTGGAAATAACATTTCTACCTATTCAGCTTTATTCGTTTATCTAAAGACATAGGGTGTTTTCTGGACTTATTCCAGGTTTTTCCTGATGCCTTGTTCCATCAATTGCTTGTGGCCATGGCTCATCCGGACGTAAAACACAAATTGGAGCACATAGTGTCTTCTCTATGGTGCTTATGCCATCAATGGTTTCTCCTTAGTTGGACCAGAAAACAAAGATGGCTATGAAGGTACAGAGTAATAGCTTCCATATTCAGCATGATAGTTTCTCTGAAGCAGAACACTTAAATGGGAAACTGCTAGAAGGAAACACGGTTGCAGGAGTTACTGGGGATAAAAATGTTGTTCATCCATATCGTGATTATAGCTTTACTCGTGCACTAACTGATGGAAAAGAGGTATGATATTTTCTACTTATCGGTATTAATTGTATTATCTTAATAGTGCCATAGTGGGAGCATATGATATGATGGAGTTCGTGTcgatcatatttaaattttattgattctTCTTGGATTCAATTTTATAACATACATCTATCAGTTAGTTTggtcatttattttttattgtccaACAATGGAGACCCTTGGTTGTTCCTAACCATGGGGTTATTCTTTTCAGGATTTAGGTTCTCTTAGATTGAGCAGTCACCAAGTGAGTCTGTTGCTTTCTTCCATCTGGGTCCAAGCAACCTCTGTAGAAAATAGCCCTGCAAATTTTGAGGCAATGGCACACATTTTTAGCATCTCTTTATTGTTTACTCGTTCTAAGGTGAGATTGATGTATATCAAGTGTCATGATTGGTTTTAAATATCTGTGATCTGTGAAAACAACAAAGCAATGACTTTGCCATTTTGTTCATCATTCATATATTgtctaaattttgaattatatgtTTTCTAGTAGCTgggttgctttttttttttaaatttattttgcaGATATATTGGTTACCATAAATCCTCCAAGTTCCAATTTATTATGGACTTGATGGACTTGATAGAACTggattttttaatcatttttgccATGCTCTGCTTTTAATCAAGATAGGTTCTGattttgagtaaaaatttttggattttgagCTCGGCAGTGGCACATGGTTGGGCTCCACCAGAGATGGAAGGGTGGCTTTCCTCACCAATTTCAGGGAAGTTGAAAGCCTTCCGGAACCCAAGACCAGGGGAGACTTGCCCCTCCGATTCCTTCAGGTCACACACTCGCTCCATCTATTTGTTACTTTGTTTCTTAAGATCTTGTTGCTTTGCAAATTTATGtgactattttcaaaaattgatatatatacaaaaattgaTACTAACTCTTTATACAATAAATTTAAGTCATATTATTTTCTCTAATGATGTCATGTCACAATTCTAAATCAcatataatttaatcatatatcttttgttattttagttaAGGAGGAGGAATTGCAGCTTCTATGAAACAATTCCCTATTGTGATGGATCATTGTGTAATCAGTTAAAGCTATAACTTAGAGCATGATAtgtttcattcacaaaagaaattaTTGATAACAGTTAAAACCTCCTTgtctttttattattcctttgCTGCTTTTTATAACTCGAGTTTTTGTGCAGGGGTGTGAGAGAGAGGTTGCTGAGGCTGGGAAGCAATCCGATGAGTTCTTGCAGGAGTGTCTCCTGTAATTATCGTGGGCTCTTGTTCACTCAAAATGATCGCAAGATGTACAACGTGGGATAGCAATGCTTGAAGGTGGCTCCAAATTTTACTACCTTTTGAGTTAAGTTTTCTTCTCTCTAACATTCTTCTCTCCAAATTTTGTTGCTTTATTCTAATTATTTGAATGTGTTCTTGTTTGACAGTTGACTGAACAAAAATTGACGAGAAGGAAGGTATAAGCTTTTCTTGTTTGAGGTTACTTGCTAAGATTAGAACCTCGCTATCTTTCACTTAAAATTTCTGAAGGTTTTGATAAATTTTACCACCAATAGAAGCAATTTCAATTTCCCTGTTAAttgtgttgttattgttgttggagGAACATGCTTGAGAGATTGTCTCACTTCAGTATTGTTATGCttgccatgtgtttgatgaatttcCTGAGAGAGATGGAAAAGAGCGAAACTTGTTTTCTGTGCTTCCTTTT
Encoded here:
- the LOC112746878 gene encoding uncharacterized protein encodes the protein MFLQHLPAPARDRSSHHLEAFLPTPKPHKAPRSPRSPSHSQHHPHRLAPSSSAAPRHHPLTQYHPADRAESIVSGHHPLTQHSTTPPPSSISGHSQHSTSQSPTQPQIQVRYGSRTTELGGYYYGKIKFPPEYPYKPPGISMTTPNGRFMTQKKICLFVSSFI